In Cyanobacteria bacterium GSL.Bin1, the genomic stretch TTAAGCTTAAGCTGTTCCGTAGCAACCAAGCTATTACTGCTGACAATTTGTGCTGCTACTTGATGCGACCAATCATGACGTTGATTGGCAACTTTTTTCTTAACCTTGCTGATTTGTTTTTGGTACTTCTTCCAACGACGAGAAGCCTTAACTCTACGCTTTTCGGGGCGACGTTTGCGCCTTAATTTCTTAGAGAGTCGGTTTTCCTTAGTCTTAGCCTTAGCTTGGAATCTAGGAGCTTCGATAAACTCTCCATCGGAAGTGGCTATAGCAGACTTACATCCGAAATCAAGACCGATTGCACCTGTCCGAGTCTCTCTAATTGGTTCGCATTTGACGGTTATACTTGCGTACCACTTTTGACCATCCCAAACTATCGTGCAAGTGGTAGGCTTCCCCCAAGTTCTGGCTTGTCCACGCATCCGAATCTTTAAGCCTAAATCTCTGAGTTCTAGGTAGCCGTGTTTTCCTTCTGTATGAGCTTTCCAGCCTGCACTACAGGGATACGTCCACCCACGATATTTCCGTTTGGCTTTGAACTTAGGATACTTACCTAATCCTTTGAAAAACCGTTGAAAAGCGAAATCAACTCGTTTTAAGGTGGCTTGGAGCGTGTGACTGCCGAATTGCTTATATTCCTTTAACTCTTCTTTGAAATCAGGAAGACTATTCTGTTGGTCAAAGTAATTTACCGAGTTTCCAAACTTTTGATACTGAACTTTTCGATTTGAAAGAGCAGCATTATACAAGTCGCAGTGGGCTTTTCTCGCATAATGGAGTTTTTGCTCTGCGGACTGATTAGGATAAAGTTTGAAAGTGATTCGGCCGGTTGTTGCCATAACCTATTTAAGTTAAACTTAGGCTAGTATAGCCTACGAAAAGCCTACATGACAACCAGAGATAAATTTATTAAAATCCGCTTATCAGAGGAAGAGCAAGACAAACTAAAAAGATTTGCTGAAAGCAAAGGATGGAGTCAAGCTCAAGCAGTAAGAGATTGGATTAGAAGGCTACCCCAAAAATAGATGGATATCTCAAGGCATTGAGCCTTTCGACGATTGTTGCTTCGTTAGTATATTAAAAGTTAACTGGCTACGCGATCGCGCATTCTTCAAAGGAAAAACATGGCAAAAACGCTTAGCAATAAGGTTGCACTGGTTACGGGGGCAACCCGAGGAATTGGCAAAGGAATTGCCATTGGGTTAGGGGAAGCCGGTGCAACCGTTTATATTACCGGTCGTACCCTCAACGCCACCGCAGATCAGTCAGGAAGTCTGACCGAAACTCAGTCTGCAGTCGAAGAAGCAGGCGGAACTTGTATTCCGGTACAAGTGGATCACAGTGATGATGAACAAGTCAGACAGCTATTTGAACAGATTGAACGAGAACAAAATGGGCAGCTTGATCTGCTCGTCAATAATGTTTTTGCCGGGGTGAAAACCCTAGCAGAAGCTTCTGGGGAACCCTTTTGGAAAAATGAGCCAAGTTTGTGGGATGCAGTAGCGAATGTGGGGTTACGGAGTCATTATGTAACTAGTATTTATGCAGCGCGGTTAATGAGTCAACGGAAACAGGGGTTAATTTGTACGATTTCTTCTTGGGGCGGAATGTCTTATATTTTTGGCGCTGCCTATGGCGTAGGGAAAGCAGCTTGTGATCGCCTAGCAGCCGATATGGCAGTAGAACTCAAATCAGAAAATATTACTTCGGTTGCCATTTGGCCAGGAATTGTCGGGACCGAACAATTTAGCCAGTTTGCCGAACAGATGCAGGGAGAAGACAATCTCGATCCGCAACAGTCTGTCTTGCGCGATCGCTATAACTGGGAAACCCCTCTCCTAACTGGACGAGTCATTGCTACCCTCGCCTCGGATCCTAATCCCTTACGCTTAACGGGGAAGGTGCAAATTGTTGCTGAACTGGCGCAACGCTATCAAATCAAAGATCAAGATGGCAATCTTCCTGCTTCCCTCCGTTCTCTGAAGTTTATTCTTCCGTCGGCTATCCCTGCTTTGAGACAATATTCTTGGCTGATCCCTGACTTTAAGGTGCCTTGGTTGATTTTGCTGTTAGGCGTTTTGCCCTCACCGAAGATTTGAAGGATGACAGAATTAAAAAATAGCGCGATCGCGCTGACGGGTGCAGCAGGAGGGTTTGGTCAAGAATTTACTCGCCAACTTTTGCAAGCTGGCAGTCATCTGATTTTGACAGACTTAGATGAAACGATTCTACAAGAGCGAGTTACAGCGATTCAAAAGGAAATTAAAACGGGCAAGGTGATTGCTTGTTTTGGCAGTGATTTATCAACCCCTGAGGGCGCACACAAATTCTATGAAGCCGTCAAAGCCTTGA encodes the following:
- a CDS encoding SDR family NAD(P)-dependent oxidoreductase, which codes for MAKTLSNKVALVTGATRGIGKGIAIGLGEAGATVYITGRTLNATADQSGSLTETQSAVEEAGGTCIPVQVDHSDDEQVRQLFEQIEREQNGQLDLLVNNVFAGVKTLAEASGEPFWKNEPSLWDAVANVGLRSHYVTSIYAARLMSQRKQGLICTISSWGGMSYIFGAAYGVGKAACDRLAADMAVELKSENITSVAIWPGIVGTEQFSQFAEQMQGEDNLDPQQSVLRDRYNWETPLLTGRVIATLASDPNPLRLTGKVQIVAELAQRYQIKDQDGNLPASLRSLKFILPSAIPALRQYSWLIPDFKVPWLILLLGVLPSPKI
- a CDS encoding transposase; the protein is MATTGRITFKLYPNQSAEQKLHYARKAHCDLYNAALSNRKVQYQKFGNSVNYFDQQNSLPDFKEELKEYKQFGSHTLQATLKRVDFAFQRFFKGLGKYPKFKAKRKYRGWTYPCSAGWKAHTEGKHGYLELRDLGLKIRMRGQARTWGKPTTCTIVWDGQKWYASITVKCEPIRETRTGAIGLDFGCKSAIATSDGEFIEAPRFQAKAKTKENRLSKKLRRKRRPEKRRVKASRRWKKYQKQISKVKKKVANQRHDWSHQVAAQIVSSNSLVATEQLKLKGMTRKAKGKGKPQKAGLNRSMLDVAIGMTKDNLKYKVEEAGGIYTEAPTRTLKPTQRCAKCWEITKKTLSDRIHHCQHCGHCEDRDINAFMSLTTYTTHIR